The following nucleotide sequence is from Bactrocera oleae isolate idBacOlea1 chromosome 2, idBacOlea1, whole genome shotgun sequence.
TGAGCAGAAAAGAATCAAGTATAAAATACTGACAACTATATTTGAGTAATTGGGCCCTTACTTATTAGCCGATACTAAATACGCGAATTCTGTGTAGCAACTTGTAATGCtggaaatagaaattaaaattattgtctTGCTCTATTATTTACAATTCAGTAATTAGTATTTATGTAATAATACATGAAGtcaaaaacttttaatgttTATTCAACACACAGGCAATTGtgttaaaatgtaaacaatgcaAACAGCTGTTGCAACAAATTGGACGACGTAGACTGTGATTACAAAAActttgattaaaatatattgatttcaaCTACGTTCTGTTCAAATTAATTGCACAccgattaaaataataataatatattaaatattaaaaatactatataaatGGTTTTTCTAAAACTGCTTTTACCTTGACTTTGAAAATTATGTGTGGTATGGTAGTGACCGTACAAAATTCGTCGATAGATCTATCATGTGGTCGATACTTTTATTGGTTTTTACGTCAAACACAATCTGGGCATTTTTTACAAGTTTCGTGGTGTATTCTCaaccttttatataaaaacaagtaaaaatgtATGATAATAAAGGCAGagaatattattgaatttatttaatttttctgcttTCGTGCTCTTGAAAAAAGTCCTCACAAAAATTGACTTCGTATGTTAGCAACGGCAAGCCAATCAGAgtgcaaatataaaattcttattGGGAATGGTTTGAAACCTAGCTACATCACTTTAAAAATGTCATTATTGGGCACCAGAGTTATCCACAATACTTGTTATAAAGCTTGTCATTTTTGGTAAGATATTAAATTCTTTTAAGACATTAGTGCTTATaattacaaaagcaataaatatatcacAGATGGTATATGAATTGGATGGCTAAATAATTGTAGAACGTGAGATGCAACTCTGCGGAAACTTTcgttcatttatttgttttggttcagttttgaagaagaagaaaaaagtgTAGGGTTTCTGGGATTCATGCTTTAAATTTCTTAGTTTTCATGGCACTTATTATATCGTTAATTGATAAATAGATAATGGTACTATTTTAATCAAACTTTAGTAGAAACTTATTTGGTACTTAAGCCCTCTTCGATGTCAAAACTTGTCTGATTTTTGTAAATTCAATTACACAATTTTGTGCGCATGCAACCCTTCGTTAGCAATTAACCAATCAGCTGTAAGTTAATAAGAATTTTCGTTTAGTTGgctttatttgcaatttttgttttgttgctgcCTTTTCAATCGAACTACAGCAATAGCATGTAAAACGCGTATGACTTATGACAGCATTGTGTGgtgataaagaaaaatttgtggTTGCGCATGTGAAATTTCTTAGCGTTACGTATGCATATTTCACGAATAACTTTCTGAACAACTGGTTTTCTTtcgaaatttgaatttgaattacaTGTAAAGAATAGCGGAAGTAGCACAGCGCAACGGACATTGTAGAATACAGCGGATGCATTTAAAACCAAACAAGGTGACTGGgtcaaaatgttaaattttctttaattctataatatatacaattatatttagGAAATTGTGTGCTGAAAAGTTAATGACATGCTGCAAACTGGCGCAAGCGGAAATGCAATAGTGATGAACCAATTGCCGACCACTATGGGGCCACAAACGCCAGCGCAGACTACTGCAGCACAACCTACCAACCAACAGCGCATTGCAGAACCACTGCATATACAACGACTGGAGGCGGCTTTAAATATGCGACCCTTCATGGAACACGCAAGAAAGGTGTTATCACAACCGCTCAGCAGCGGTGATGATTCGAACGCAACAGAAGAAGACGAACATCAAGTGGAGGGCGGCACAGATAATTCTGAAGACGAGGTTGGTGGTACACGCAAAAAACGCAATCGACGACTTGGTACCAAAGAAGGTATTGCACAGAAATAATGATAAATGTTGAACAGTAaccattattatatatattttagagcgCCAAAGTGTCAAAATGCATTTATTCAACTTCAATGACCTTACAAATGATAGGGAGTGGCTGTATCATGTGTTGCTTAGCGATACCGATACTGAGACGGAAATTAGTGACGAAGATGACTATGTTAAAGAGTTActaaaaacacacatatttgAACAGAGACATCGCGAAAACTTCTACAAGAAGGCAACGGTAAAGccacaaaattattattcttatttttttttcatatacaagTTTATATTACAGAATACCCAATATGCTTACTACGGTGCTGGTATGCTCTCCAACCATGACATGTTCCCCGAACATCAACAATCTATAGTGGGCGTGCGTAAACGCAGGCGGCGCACTAAGAAAGAGAAGCCCATAAAGCCACCGAAATTGCCGAAAGAACCCAAAGTGCGTAAGCCACGCAAACCAAAGATCGAACAACCTGAGCCTGGTGAAATCCCACCGTCCGAGCTGAATAATTATGCCTTTGGCGACACTTCCGCAGTTAATGATGAGGATGACAATATAACCGATGATATGGATAGCACTTTAGATGCCAACCTGTCACTGCTACCGCCGAGTGGTGTGCCTCATAGCGGACGTGGACGTCGCCGTAAGAGTCAGCAAGCACGTACACCTGAGGTAATGGCAGCACGGCGACGACGGGTCTGGCAATTAATGGCCAAAAAAGAGCTTGGCCGCTGTCAGCGCGGCAAGGCCAACAATCACAAGGAAGTGGTGCAAAATTGCAAACGCGTGGCCACTATGTGCTCGAAGGTTGTGCGGCAACGCGCTATGATTTCACAAAAAGTCATGAAGGAGACTGTGTGGCGCGCCAAACGCCTCACGCGTGAAATGATGGGTTACTGGAAGCGGTACGAGCGCGTTGAGCGCGATACGCGTCGACGCATGGAGCGTGAAGCCGAGGAGCAGCGCAAGATGGATGTAGAAATCATAGAGGCGAAGCGACAGCAAAGAAAACTAAACTTCCTCATTACACAAACGGAGCTTTACGCGCATTTTATGTCGAAGAAGTTGGGCCAGGGCACCGAAGAGGAACAGCTGCGTATACTAAATCAATTGGATGAGGAGATCAATCCGCGTTTAGCCGCTTACGACGACTATGATGCTGAGCACTACAAGTCGTTGGCGCAGAAGAACGCTGAAATGGCTTTCTCAACCGACACCGATAAGACGCGGCGTTTCAATGTGGCGGCGCATTTGAAGCAGCAGAATGAGTCTGCGGACCATCGGGTcatgaacaaaattaaaaaagaagatGATGTGGAACCGTCACTGCCAGTGAAGCCAGCGAAAGCCGATGTGCCGCAACCAGAAATGTTTAAGGGCACACTCAAGACCTATCAGATTAAGGGTTCGTATTTATTGAGTTATTTgatgagaaatattttttattatcgaaCTATAATCAATTGCAGGTGTAACCTGGCTCGCCAATCTCTATGACCAGGGTATTAGCGGCATACTTGCCGATGAGATGGGTCTGGGAAAAACGGTGCAATCCATTGCATTTCTCTGTCATGTGGCCGAGCGCTACGGTGTCTGGGGTCCATTTCTAATCATCTCGCCAGCGTCGACGCTGCACAACTGGCAGCAAGAGATGCAACGTTTTGTGCCCGACTTCAATGTCGTGCCCTATTGGGGCTCGCCGAATGAGCGCAAAATTTTGCGTCAGTTTTGGGAGCAAAAGGATCTGCACACGCGTGAGGCCAGCTTTCATGTGGTCATCACATCGTATCAACTGATCGTATCCGATTACAAATACTTCAATCGCATTAAATGGCAGTACATGGTGTTGGACGAGGCGCAGGCCATAAAGAGCGCCTCCTCCATGCGCTGGAAACTGCTGCTCGGTTTCAATTGCCGCAATCGGCTGCTGCTCAGCGGCACACCCATACAAAACAGCATGGCTGAGCTATGGGCACTCTTGCATTTCATTATGCCCACCCTCTTCGACTCGCACGATGAGTTTAACGAATGGTTCTCGAAGGATATTGAATCGCATGCGGAAAATAAGACGGGCATCGATGAAAAGCAAATATCTCGCCTTCATATGATACTCAAACCGTTCATGTTGCGGCGCATCAAAAAGGATGTGGAGAATGAGCTCTCCGATAAGATTGAGATTATGGTCTACTGCCCGCTAACCATACGCCAGAAACTGCTCTACATGGCTTTGAAGAAGAAAATACGCATCGAGGATTTGTTGCATTTAACTGGCGGTGGTGCGGGCAGCGCCGGTGATGGTCATCATTTCGATAAGAATTTCACATCGAATCTCATGAACTTGGTCATGCAGTTCCGTAAGGTATGCAATCATCCCGAACTCTTTGAGCGACGTGATGCCAAAAGCCCGTTTGCAATGCGCTGTGAAGAGTATGTGCTGCCGCGCTTGGTCTACGCCGAATGCCTGCTGCAACGCGGCTTATCCAACAAGCGGCATTTGTTGTACAACAGGTACGCACCCACCTTACTTATTTTCTAAGCAATTTTTGACAACTGTCTTTTTTTTTGCGCGCCAGTTACTCCATCTTCAAGGCGGCCTACTTGCATAGAACGCTCTTCAGTGAGCCGTTTGTCGGCAAAACCAAAAAGTCCAGTGAGCACTATGCGCGCTATGTGGACTTGAACGCCAGCGATAGTTGCTGTTTCAGTTTTGCGCGTTTGTGCGATCTCTCGCCACGCGATTTGGAGGATGTCACCATCAACGGGCTGATTGCTTAGTGAGTGCGCTGCTTTAACCTTAAGTTTGTACACAACTTTTAATAATTCACCACATTTTAGCATACTACACTATCGCCGCCGGTTGTTGCAATATGCTTTACTCGCCTACCGCCGTCAATGGTGGCCGCATTATAAATCCACGCGCTTTCAGTTGTTGGAACCGATGCTGGAGCAACCGCTGCAGCCCAGTTTTATGCTGCAACAAAGTTTGTT
It contains:
- the Ino80 gene encoding chromatin-remodeling ATPase INO80 isoform X2; translated protein: MLQTGASGNAIVMNQLPTTMGPQTPAQTTAAQPTNQQRIAEPLHIQRLEAALNMRPFMEHARKVLSQPLSSGDDSNATEEDEHQVEGGTDNSEDEVGGTRKKRNRRLGTKEERQSVKMHLFNFNDLTNDREWLYHVLLSDTDTETEISDEDDYVKELLKTHIFEQRHRENFYKKATNTQYAYYGAGMLSNHDMFPEHQQSIVGVRKRRRRTKKEKPIKPPKLPKEPKVRKPRKPKIEQPEPGEIPPSELNNYAFGDTSAVNDEDDNITDDMDSTLDANLSLLPPSGVPHSGRGRRRKSQQARTPEVMAARRRRVWQLMAKKELGRCQRGKANNHKEVVQNCKRVATMCSKVVRQRAMISQKVMKETVWRAKRLTREMMGYWKRYERVERDTRRRMEREAEEQRKMDVEIIEAKRQQRKLNFLITQTELYAHFMSKKLGQGTEEEQLRILNQLDEEINPRLAAYDDYDAEHYKSLAQKNAEMAFSTDTDKTRRFNVAAHLKQQNESADHRVMNKIKKEDDVEPSLPVKPAKADVPQPEMFKGTLKTYQIKGVTWLANLYDQGISGILADEMGLGKTVQSIAFLCHVAERYGVWGPFLIISPASTLHNWQQEMQRFVPDFNVVPYWGSPNERKILRQFWEQKDLHTREASFHVVITSYQLIVSDYKYFNRIKWQYMVLDEAQAIKSASSMRWKLLLGFNCRNRLLLSGTPIQNSMAELWALLHFIMPTLFDSHDEFNEWFSKDIESHAENKTGIDEKQISRLHMILKPFMLRRIKKDVENELSDKIEIMVYCPLTIRQKLLYMALKKKIRIEDLLHLTGGGAGSAGDGHHFDKNFTSNLMNLVMQFRKVCNHPELFERRDAKSPFAMRCEEYVLPRLVYAECLLQRGLSNKRHLLYNSYSIFKAAYLHRTLFSEPFVGKTKKSSEHYARYVDLNASDSCCFSFARLCDLSPRDLEDVTINGLIAYILHYRRRLLQYALLAYRRQWWPHYKSTRFQLLEPMLEQPLQPSFMLQQSLLRNFLFTGVTSRESTVYAFGAYKTVNIQETIEHRVIRSKRVGDSTQKMAHLHFNEDLDIKTEYDLETSVDASSTPTKSHKPTSKYKDDISANAKLLPEFPHMPRTPTVYQCEALEMPRFLYGLSQRVQAVKRSLYCESRDAAWSQIRHLQCENSVGLQLVNIALELCRPRYGWSSIVVPDKQTLVSDAGKLAVLDSLLTRLKAQGHRVLIYSQMTKMIDLLEEYMWHRKHRYMRLDGSSKISARRDMVADFQTREDIFVFLLSTRAGGLGINLTAADTVIFYDSDWNPTVDQQAMDRAHRLGQTKQVTVYRLICKGTIEERILQRAREKSEIQRMVISGGNFKPDTLKPKEVVSLLLDDEEIELKYRQKVDPDAPSTSQNRDVPGVSNDKKRQRNPNKQTQPGGITIPAASSGIESAIRGDSPAMKRSKLEASATNDDDSIDVAATSGTSSPSTSAATATGSNMEPFVPGATTVMHHDDSDNEALIVDCESPLHGAESPRQKNLNFISDGMMCYMQQQNQQQSSQSKRDTQTNLQAKSKLKIAQVACHHRHHHRHHRHRHRKRSNASVSAANNDASG
- the Ino80 gene encoding chromatin-remodeling ATPase INO80 isoform X1 translates to MLQTGASGNAIVMNQLPTTMGPQTPAQTTAAQPTNQQRIAEPLHIQRLEAALNMRPFMEHARKVLSQPLSSGDDSNATEEDEHQVEGGTDNSEDEVGGTRKKRNRRLGTKEERQSVKMHLFNFNDLTNDREWLYHVLLSDTDTETEISDEDDYVKELLKTHIFEQRHRENFYKKATNTQYAYYGAGMLSNHDMFPEHQQSIVGVRKRRRRTKKEKPIKPPKLPKEPKVRKPRKPKIEQPEPGEIPPSELNNYAFGDTSAVNDEDDNITDDMDSTLDANLSLLPPSGVPHSGRGRRRKSQQARTPEVMAARRRRVWQLMAKKELGRCQRGKANNHKEVVQNCKRVATMCSKVVRQRAMISQKVMKETVWRAKRLTREMMGYWKRYERVERDTRRRMEREAEEQRKMDVEIIEAKRQQRKLNFLITQTELYAHFMSKKLGQGTEEEQLRILNQLDEEINPRLAAYDDYDAEHYKSLAQKNAEMAFSTDTDKTRRFNVAAHLKQQNESADHRVMNKIKKEDDVEPSLPVKPAKADVPQPEMFKGTLKTYQIKGVTWLANLYDQGISGILADEMGLGKTVQSIAFLCHVAERYGVWGPFLIISPASTLHNWQQEMQRFVPDFNVVPYWGSPNERKILRQFWEQKDLHTREASFHVVITSYQLIVSDYKYFNRIKWQYMVLDEAQAIKSASSMRWKLLLGFNCRNRLLLSGTPIQNSMAELWALLHFIMPTLFDSHDEFNEWFSKDIESHAENKTGIDEKQISRLHMILKPFMLRRIKKDVENELSDKIEIMVYCPLTIRQKLLYMALKKKIRIEDLLHLTGGGAGSAGDGHHFDKNFTSNLMNLVMQFRKVCNHPELFERRDAKSPFAMRCEEYVLPRLVYAECLLQRGLSNKRHLLYNSYSIFKAAYLHRTLFSEPFVGKTKKSSEHYARYVDLNASDSCCFSFARLCDLSPRDLEDVTINGLIAYILHYRRRLLQYALLAYRRQWWPHYKSTRFQLLEPMLEQPLQPSFMLQQSLLRNFLFTGVTSRESTVYAFGAYKTVNIQETIEHRVIRSKRVGDSTQKMAHLHFNEDLDIKTEYDLETSVDASSTPTKSHKPTSKYKDDISANAKLLPEFPHMPRTPTVYQCEALEMPRFLYGLSQRVQAVKRSLYCESRDAAWSQIRHLQCENSVGLQLVNIALELCRPRYGWSSIVVPDKQTLVSDAGKLAVLDSLLTRLKAQGHRVLIYSQMTKMIDLLEEYMWHRKHRYMRLDGSSKISARRDMVADFQTREDIFVFLLSTRAGGLGINLTAADTVIFYDSDWNPTVDQQAMDRAHRLGQTKQVTVYRLICKGTIEERILQRAREKSEIQRMVISGGNFKPDTLKPKEVVSLLLDDEEIELKYRQKVDPDAPSTSQNRDVPGVSNDKKRQRNPNKQTQPGGITIPAASSGIESAIRGDSPAMKRSKLEASATNDDDSIDVAATSGTSSPSTSAATATGSNMEPFVPGATTVMHHDDSDNEALIVDCESPLHGAESPTLFGDYGNIGRIRRRHHPRGTKRGRPRGSTRRGGGNGSMGRSLSSPGNANVTMPGTPGGEDVAHSTSLTNLGAAETSFTATVPTPVKRGPGRPRLKTAGPTYQGTRGAPRTRKPIGPLVVPLGHSPGATPMTRSPAVSRAPSPSFSERSSYSAAGAGISTSQASGSSGATNRDVGSS